Below is a window of Mucilaginibacter ginkgonis DNA.
AGCACGCAGTCCTTATCTGCAGAAAAGCCATCGACAGACAAAATAGCTGTAACCAGGTCACTCACACTAAAGCCTGCTACAATAACAACTGCGGCGCTTGTCAATACACCGGCCACGAAAGTTGCAAATAAGCAGGCAGCTAATACAGCAAAAAATATCCCGGGCACAGCACTCAATAGCGCTGCTACGAAACCAATTACGGTGTCGCCTCCTGTGCTAAAGGAGCAGAAACCTGTAGTGATCGAGTCGAAAAAAAAGCCTACTGCCATGCAGCAGCTGATACAAAAACATAACGAAACAACAGTGATCATTCCGCCGGCGAGCGATGTGGTGGTGTCTACGGTCAGCGTGCAAAAATCAGCCCCACCAGCGCAGGTCATTACGAAAGTTCCTGCGGGTATTGCCAAGCCGGACTCAGCACTGGTCGCGCAAAAGAATTTAAACTCCAGGAAAGCCGCAACGGGTGGCCCGGTTCAACCAAAAGTTGTCAACGGATCAGCAGGTGCTAACATGCGTGGCCGCGATATTTCGTCATTAAACAGCGAACCAACGCCTGTTAAAGACCGCTTTGATGATATCCCTTTTACAACCTCGTCAACGTTAAAGGATAAGATGAACCCTGCAGACAGTGCCATACTTGAGGCTAACAGAAAAGCCGCTGCCGCACGGAAGGCAAAACGTACAGGCCCACCTATTTTACTTCAAGGCAGAGTGGTGTCTATACTAACGGGACAACCTGTTGCCAAGGTGGTAATGTGGAACAAAACCGAAGACATTCAGCACCGTTTAGAGGCCGATGGCGAATTCGACATCGTAGCGCATAAAGATGATGAACTATACGTTGGCCGCAGTGGTTATAAAACACAAAAAGTGCGCGTTAAAAGCCGTAAACGTTTCGATATCATTTTAGAAGAAAAAAACTCTTCTTTATACGATGGTTATATACATGGCTTAAATTTCACACCATTTGATGACAGTGCTCATCCGGCTATAGGTTGGGATAAATTGTCAAACTATCAAAAGATCAAATCGGCCGACGGCAAGACAGGTACCGTTAAAGTGAAGTTTACCGTCAATCGTGATAATTCTTTGTCTGACATCAAGGTAGAAGATAGTGTTAGCGCGCTGGCCGATACGCAAGCCGTCCATGTAATACGCGACCAGCTGAAGTGGGTACACAACACTAATAATCAGCCCGAAACGATAACAGTAAAGTTCAAGGTAACGCCTTAGTTGTTATACTGTCACCGTTGTTGTATAATTACCTGACCAAATAAACACCCGAATGCGCAAGTTATTCATTCTCCTTATGCTGGCAATCGTCGTTGCCTCGTGCAAGCATCCCGCTAAGATCAACCTGTCATCTAACAATAAAGAGCTGGCAAAGCTATTTGATGAGTATTATGAAGACCGGTTAAAGTTATATCCTTTAGAAGCTACTGCCGCCGGAGATAACCGCTATAACGATCAATTGCCCAATGACGGATCCGCTGCGTTTATCCAAAAAGCCAAAAGATTTTATAGCAACTACCTGGAAAGGATAAAACTTTATAAACGCGACGATCTGAATGACGGTGATAAACTGTCGTATGATATTTTTCTGTACCAGATGAATATTAACCTTGATGGTTTTAAGCACCATTTTGAATATATGCCTTTTAACCAGTTCTATGCACTGCCAATAACCATCGGACAGTTTGGTTCAGGCACAGGTGCGCAGCCATTCAAGACCGTTAAGGATTATGATAACTGGCTTAAGCGTTTAGCCGCATTTAAAAATTGGGCCGATACCGCGAAAGCTAATTTCGATAAAGGTGTTAAAGCCGGCGATGTGCTGCCTAAAAGCCTGGTAGTAAAAATGATCCCGCAGATGGAAGCGATGGTTGTTGCCGCGCCCGAGAAAAGTTTATTTTACGGGCCGATAGATTCACTCCCGAAGTCTTTTTCTGACGATGACAAAAAACGTTTGACCAGCGCCTATAAAAGCGCGATCACCAGCATCGTTATTCCCACATACAAAGGACTTGCGGCTTATCTAAAAAGCACTTACCTGCCACATGCAAGATCAACTTCTGGTTATGGGTCAATTGCCGATGGGCCGGCAATGTACCGATACCTGGTAAGGCAACAGACTACAACTGAGAAGACTCCGGATAGCATTTACCAATTAGGTTTGAGCGAGGTTGCGCGCATCCGCGGAAAGATGGACAGCATCAAAAACGCCGTTGGTTTTAAGGGCGACCTCAAGGCATTCTTCGAATACATGAAGACAGATAAGAAATTTATGCCTTACACTACGCCAGGCCAGGTATTAGCTGCTTTTGAAAATATCCACAAGCGCATGGAGCCTAATCTAAAGAAGATGTTCAACCATGTGCCAAAAACGCCTTTTGAGATCAGGCAGACAGAGGCATTCCGTGCCGCTTCCGCCAGTGCAGAGTATAACCAGGGGAGCGCGGATGGCAGCAGGCCGGGGATTTTCTATGTGCCGATTTTAGACGCGACAAAGTTCAATACTACATCGGGTATGGAGTCGCTGTTTTTGCATGAAGCCATTCCGGGCCATCACTATCAAATATCACTTACACAAGAAAATACATCGCTGCCTAAGTTCCGCCGTTTTGGGTTTGACAATGCCTATGTAGAAGGCTGGGCGTTGTATTGCGAGTCTTTAGGAAAAGAGCTGGGTTTGTACACAGATCCGTATCAGTACATGGGCGCGCTTGGCGACGAGATTCACCGCGCTATACGTTTAGTGGTAGACGTTGCTATCCATACCAAAGGCATGACCCGTGAGCAAGCCATTAAATATATGATGGATAATGAAGCCATAAGCGAACAAGGCGCTACTGCCGAAATAGAGCGCTACATGGTTATACCCGGCCAGGCACTAGGCTATAAGATCGGGGCATTAAAGATCCGCGAGCTGCGCAACAGGGCAGAAACCCAACTGGGCAAAAAGTTTAACCTTGCAGAGTTTCATAACCAGATATTAAAAGACGGGTCTATGCCTTTAGCAGTACTGGACGCCAAGATGAACGACTGGATCAAAACGCAGAAGTAAGTTGCTTTAAGTGTAACAAATGTGCCACTCGATAGCGGGCTGCATTTGTTATTAAATGTTAAAACTGCGTTTTATTCATGCGTAGTTCACTTAACATTCATATTTTTGCAAATCAATGGTTTTTGCCATCATAAGGCCGGCCATACTTACGTAATGAATAGATTTTTACTTGTTTTCATATTCCTTGCCTCGGCAGCCATTTTTCAGAGTTGCACCAAAACAACTGTTACGGCAACAGTTGGTAATCCAAACATAAAGCTTCAGGCAGTAATTGATGGTGTAACTTGGGCACCAACGGATACTATTAGCACTACTGTCGCCTTTAGCGCCGCGGCAAAAACCAAAGTGTTCAACTGCGTTGCCACAGTTGCTCAAAAGCGCGTGAACCTGGCTGTACGCATCAACAATAATTCTAACACACCGGGTTTTAATATTGGCACTTATACGGTTGATAACACATCTAACGTAGTAACACAATTATTTTTGCAGCAAAAGGATGCAAGCGGCAACTACGCTTTTATACAACGCGGTAACGTAAGCCCCGGCGACGGTACCATAGTAGTTACTGCTGTTGACTCTGTAGCGAAAGTAATTACCGGCACCTTTAATTTTGTGACCAGGAAGGTTAACACAGATGCCAGCGGCAATATTACTTCGGTAGATGTATCTAACGTGGCCAGCGGTGTGTTTAACAAATTGCCTTATACCTACACCAGCAACTAATGCTATTCAATTCTCAACTCCGCTTACGCATGAAGTTTACCCATATATTATTCTCTATTGCTGTGTTAACAGGTGCTAATGCCATGGCGCAAACTACAACCCCGCCGCCCGCTAAAGCAAAAGAGGTAAAAGAATATGTACATAGTTATATAGGTTTGTTTGGCGGGCTGTCTTCGCCGCTTGGCGATTTTAAGTCGACTGATTACAACAATAATAAATCAGGTTATGCCAAAAGGGGAATCAACTTTGGTCTTGACGGAGCTGTGTATTTCTATAAAAATCTGGCCATTGGCGCCACCGTTTCTTATCAGGATCAGGGCCAGTTTAGCCAGGATGATGCTACCAACATTTCTACAGGTTATGCAGTATCCTACAAAGCTGACGGCGCTACAGGCAGTATAACAGGCCGCTACCAAAGCTATGCGTTTTTGATAGGTCCACAATATTCTATCCCGGTTTGGAAAGGTTTTGTTGTTGACTTACGCGCATTTGGCGGAGCGCTGACAACCACTACTACTCCAGAAATTACCATGCAGTTGAACGGTGCACCTGCACAGACAGCAGCTTTTTATCAAAGAAGCGCTAAAGGCAGTTCACTGGCTTACGGGGGCAGCGCAGCAATTCGTTATCGTGTTGACGATACCTTTAGCTTTGTGTTAAAAGGCAATTACCTGCAATCTGAAGGGCCGCATGTTAACAGCGATGCCATAAATAACCCCGCAGCAGCCCGGTACGTAACGCGACAGCCTTACAATGCATTCCAAACCACGTTAGGGATCGATTTCTCTTTCTAGCGCTTACTGCTTTCTTTTATCAAAGTAGCCAAAAACCTTTTGCAGCAGCGGCGTTGTTCGCGCCGACAGGTTCTGCCTGATGTTTAGTTCTTCCAACGCTATTTCGTAAAACAAGCCGTCGATACATCTTGCAGTTACGTAGTCATCAAGATCGGGGTTAATCTTGTTGAAGGTAAACGGTATACGGTTGTATTGGGTTGCTAATTGGCCGTAAATGTTTGCCGCGCCCGCGGTAGAAAGACTGGTATGGATTACAGGTTTAAATTTAGCTGTCAAAGCTATTGTAGTTGCCCGCCTGAAATACTGCGTAGCAGCGTCTTTGTTGCCGGTCAAAATATTTAAAGCATCCTGAATGGTCATTTGCTTAATGGCATCAATGAATATTGGCTTGGCTTGCGCGGCGGCACTTTCGGCAGCACGGTTTAAAGAGAGTATGGCATTATCGCATAACTTGCCAAAGCCAAGCCGGCGCAATGTGGCTTCTGCTTTTTGGGCTTCCGGCGGAAGCAGGATCTTTACCGCGGCATTCGCAAAAAAAACCGTCAACAGCGGATAGCTGATCAGAACTTTTAACGGTTCCCTGCTGTAGCGCCTGCTTTAAGCCTGCAACTATTTCTGTATTGCCGGGGATGGATAGCTGCGCGAATGTTTTGGTAAATGGTTTGCAGATGGCTAGTATCAGGTAAACTGCGAGACAACGCGTTGTATGCTTCATAGTAAACAAAACGCATTTACTATCCCTTGGTTTAACAGCCGCTTAAAATATTTGAATAAGCGCGTAAACCAACCCCGCTACCAAAGCCGAAATAGGAATGGTAATGATCCATGCCCATATGAGGTTGATGGTAACACCCCAGCGCACGGCAGAAGCTCTTTTGGTTAAGCCCACGCCAATGATTGAACCGGTGATGGTGTGTGTGGTTGATACCGGGATACCGAACCTCTCGGTTATAAAAAGTGTGATGGCGCCTGCGGTCTCGGCACTTACACCTTCCAGCGGAGTAACTTTTGTAATTTTGGTGCCCATTGTCTTTACGATCTTCCAACCGCCGGACATGGTGCCTAAGGCGATTGCTGAGTAGCAGGCAAGTGGTATCCACTCGGGCATAGCAGCGCCACTGCCAATTACTTTTTGAGACACCAGCGCCACGTAAATGATACCCATTACCTTTTGCGCGTCATTGGTGCCATGGGCAAAACTCAACGCACCTGAAGAAACCAGCTGCAATCTTTTAAACCAGCGTTCGGCTGTTACAGGCCTTGCATGTTTACAGATATGCAATATGATAATATTAATGACAACGCCTATCAGCAAGCCAATGATCGGTGCCAGGAATATAAAAGCGATGATCACCAAAATGGGCTTTAAATCGACCGCCGCAAGCGGGTTACCGTGCATATACAGCGCATGTGTCATACCTGCGCCGGCAAAGCCCCCTATTAGCGTATGTGATGAACTTGACGGTATACCAAACCACCACGTAATTAAATTCCAGGTAATAGCCGCGATAAGTCCGGCTAAAATTACATGCATGGTTATGTAATGTTCTACCACCGTTTTGGCTATCGTGTTAGCAACCTTATGGTCCTTTACTAAGAAGAAAGCCAGGAAATTAAACGCGGCTGCCCATAACACGGCCTGGAATGGCGTGAGCACCTTGGTAGATACGATAGTGGCAATAGAATTCGCCGCGTCATGAAAACCATTGATGAAATCAAATATGAGCGCCAGACAAATAACGGCAACAAGAAGCGTAGTAACCTGGGCCATCTTACGCGTTTTTAACCAAAATAGATTCCATCACGTTTGCCGCGTCCTCGCACATGTCTGTAGCAGTTTCCAATGCAGATAAGATCTCTTTATGCTTGATCACTTTAAGCGCGTCTTTCTCATACAGGAAAAGATCGGCAACAGCACGGTCAAAAATATAATCGGCCTGGTTTTCTACGCTATTGATGCGGATGCATGAATCAGCAATAGCCCTAACATTTTTAAGGTCTTTTAATTCGCGGATAGCTTTTTCCAAGTCATTAACCGCTTGCAAAACAAGGTCAGACAGCTTAAGCATTGGGTCTGATAATTCTTCTACCCGGTAAAGCAGCATACGGTTTGCAGATCCTTGTATATTGTCTGCCACATCATCAACCGCGGACGCAAGAGCGTGTATATCTTCGCGGTCAAAAGGAGTAATAAAGTTCTTTCCCAACTCCAGGTAGATCTGGTGGGTTATTTCATCACCTTTGTGTTCCAGTTTATCTATTTGCTTGAATAACTCCTCGCGCGTTGCCAGGTTATTGGAATTGACAGCTTCTACCAAAACGGTAGCCATTGTTACAACGTTATTTGCAGCCTGCTCAAATAATGGAAAGAATATTTTTTGATCTTTTGGTACAAAGTACTGGAATATGCTGTTCAAAGACATTGTAATTCAATTTGTTCAAAGGTACGCCAACAATGTTAATTTAATGTTAACTGTTAAGGCCGGGGATATTAGGAAATGGCAGTTGTGGTTTAATTTTTTCTAAAGTGAAACTAAAAGTAGAGCCAATTCCTTCAGTACTTCTAACACTTATAGTTTGCTCATGCGCCTCGATAATGTGTTTTACGATTGCCAAACCGAGACCGGAGCCGCCAATATCGCGTGAACGGCTCGCGTCAGTACGGTAAAATCTTTCGAACAAACGCGGCAGGTTTTTTTCCTCAATTCCATTACCATCGTCAGTTATCTCTACCAGCACCTGGTCATGTAGTTGAAACAGGCTAACAGCCGTAGTGCCGCCAGGTTTGCCGTACTTAAATGAGTTGTCAATAAGATTCACCAGCACCTGGTTGATCTTGGATTTATCCGCATTTACCCAGGTGGCATCGTCATATTTTTGCTTGAACACGAGCTTGATATCATGTTTCTGAGCCTTCAATTCCAAACTTTCAAAAACCTCTTTTATCAGGTCATTTATTTTAAACCGGGTAAAGTTGATAGGTATCTCTCCGGATTCGAGCTTAGATATTTCATCCAGTTCTTTGATTAGCTGAGATAACCGGTCGACATTCTTTGCTGCTTTTCGCAGAAACTGGCGCGTCATGTCCAGATCTTCCAAGTCGTCGTCTTCTATGGCTTCTATGTAACCCTGAATGGCAAAAAGCGGCGTCTTAAACTCGTGCGAGATGTTTGATAGAAACTCGCGGCGATATTTCTCCTGGCCACGCAAAACGTCTATCTCGCTTTTTTTTTGAACCGCCCACTCTTGAACTTCTTTTTCTACATCATTTATCGGGTCGGCACTGGTGCCTTCTCCTAGCGCGTCGCGCAGATCGCGGCCGAGTTTGAGGTTATGTATGAGCTTGTATATCAGCTTGATCTTTGAGTAAACGTATTTTTCAATTAAGTAATAAAATACAACGAAACTGCTGATAAACGTTACGCCAAAAGCGATAGATAAATCGTACCAGCTATGTTTGAAATAGTAATTAACGCACGACACCGTGATAGCCACAGCCAGCGCGTTAATGAATATGAGCACCCTGAATTTCATGCTTTAAATTTAGCTTTTATAAATAACGATCTGCCACCTGAATGGCCACAACCAGCGCAGGCTGTAATTTTTGATTCCTGCACGATTTAACAGATCGACCAACTCCCTGCGCTTAAAACTTTTCTTTACTGACAGAGGACCGTCTATCCTCACCATTTTGTTGCTTGTAAACAGACGGGTTATAGCGATCACTGCATAATATAAAACCCTGTGCCGGTGCAGATCATTGATGATAACCGCCTTCTTGGCAGCAAACTTCATCCCGGTAACCAACTTTATCCACTCATCATTTGTAAAGTGATGGCTAAACAAATTACAGATCACGTAATCGCAAATTGCTTCGTTAAACTCATCAACAAGTACATCTGCCAGCCGGTAGCTTATATTGTTGTAAGTAACAGACTGCTGCTGCGCAAACTTAATAGCAGCGGGCGCTGCATCGATGCCCTGCAACTTTATGTTTATGTTATTTTTTTGTGCCCAATCTGCAATAGCTATCAGCATATCCCCGCCTCCGCAGCCCCAATCGGCAATGACGTCGCCATTTTGTAAAGGAACTTTCTTTAACGCCTTAATGATCGCCTTATGGCCGCCAAATAATTTGTTCATTTGACCAAGGCCTTGCAACACAGGGTCGATCTCTGCCGAAGGCAGCCCGAAATCGTCCATTACTTCTTTTTCTACCGACCGGTGTGTTAGATTGACCATATTGGTATTAAACAAACGGTTGCCCGTGTGTTTTACCGATGATATAACGCGTCAAAGGCGGCAGCGCGTTCAGTACATTTAAGGTGATAGCAGTCATGCGGTTATTGCCAAATAGTTTCTGCAACTGCCGGCCAGTCCATAACCTTTTAGCAAATTGCTCATCCCAGGCTTTAAGGTATTCGGTTTCAATTGACTTTCGTGCCAGGTCTGTGAAATTGTTTTTGCGATGATGTTTGATGATGATCTCTGATAAGATCTTTGCAGAATGGATGGCCATGGTCATGCCGTTGCCGCAAAGCGGAGCTATCATACCTGCGGTGTCGCCGCTCATTAAAATATGACCGTCGAGCGGCGACTTTTTCTGAAACGATATCTCGTTGATCACTTCTGGCTTATCAAGCAGAAAATCAGCATGGTCAAATATCTCCTTTAGGTAAGGATTTTTAAGGATTACGTTCTGTTCTAAAGCCGGCAGCGAACCATACTTGCGCAGGTCATCACGGTGGGCTAGGTAACACATACAATGACGGTCTTCCTCTATCTTGCTTATACCGCAATAGCCGTTATGGTAATTGTTCAATTGGATAAGATCATCCGGAAAATCGACCTTAACATGAAACTTCACGGCAAGGTATGGGCTGCGTTTGTAAAAAAACTTGCGCTGAAGTTTTTGATCCAGGTTTGAGCGTTTGCCGAACGCGCCGATCACCAAAGGTGAGGTTAACGTTTGGCCGGGAACGGTTACCTCAAAGGTGCCTTGATTAAACTCTATATTTTCGACGCGCGTTCCTGTTAAGAAATTTACTCCGGCGGCTTTTGCTTTTTCATACAGGAAATTGTCGAAACGGTAACGGCTCAAGCCGAAACCGCCAAGGTCTAACTTCTGGCTTAGCTTTGTGCCTGATACCGCCGTAACCTCAAGTTTTTTAATTGAAGATGCACCCAAAGCGTGTACATCAATATCCATCGAGTAAAAAAAAGACAAAACTTCATTAGAGATATATTCGCCGCAAACACGGTTAAAGGGATAAGATTTCCGCTCAATGAGGGTTACAACAAGGCCGGCACGGTTCAGCAAAATAGCGTTAAATAAACCCGCCAATCCACCGCCGACAATGATAACATCTGCCATTGTTTAGCGCTTTTGTAAAACCATGCCCTCGACAGTGAGACCGGGGCCGAAAGCATAGCTAAGAACCTTTCCCGCTTTTACAAACGGTTTGGTTAGCATCTCTTTAAGTACGAAAAGGATTGTGGCCGACGACATGTTTCCATAATTGCGCAACACTTCATAGGCGGCTGCATTACTTTCTTCGGGCAGATTAAGTGCTTCTTCAACGGCCTCTAATATTTTTTTTCCGCCGGGATGAATAGCCCAGGAAGTAATATCAGCATAAGTTAAACCGACATGCGCAAGCAGGTTATTAGTAATTGTGCCAATATGCTTTTTGATTTGCTTAGATACTTTTGAGGTAAGGCGCATCTCAAAACCGGTGTTGCCCACATACCAGCCCATCTCGGCGCTCGCTTCGGGCAAAAACTCGGTGTAAAAACTTTCCAGTTCAAGTACCAATCCTTCCGACAAATCACTATTTTGAACTAATGCCGCAGCGGCGCCATCAGAAAACAAAGAGTTGGCCACCCAATTATCCAATGTATTAACCTTCTGAAAATGAAGCGTACAAAGCTCAACGCTTACCAGGAGTACCTTTGCTTGTGGATTGGCGCGGCAAATATAGTCTGCAGTTTTAAGCCCGTTTACAGCGCCATAGCAACCCATAAAGTTAATGCAGGTACGCTCGGTATGTCGGTTCAATCCTAATTTTTCAACCAGATCTATGTCCAGCCCCGGGGCGTACATGCCTGTACAGCTTACCGTAATAAGGTGTGTGATTTCTTTATAAATGTCTTTACTGTAATTTGCCAGGCAGTCTGCAACAGCTGCTGCCGCAATATTTATTGCTTCGCGCTGATATAATTGCAACCTTTTATCGGTCGACACAAATGGCTCTAAGGCTTCGTTCTTTTCAAAAAAGGTGAAGTCGCTTACATCTGTAAAAGCAAAGTCGGGGATGACAGAGTAGCGGGTGTCTATGCCCGCATGATCATAGATGGACTGTAAGCGCGCACGGTTTGTATCGTCAAGGCCAAAAGCATTCGCCATAAAACCGAACACATCTTGCTGCTTAAGCTTATTTTTAGGATTTGCTGTTCCAATTGCGCTTATGCAGCTGCTCATGTTTTTTATTTACTCGTTTCTGCGGTTATGTCAACCTTGGCTTCATTGGCCAGCATCATGCTGCTGCCGCCAACACCAAAGTCTTTGCGGTTTAGCGTAAAGCTGCCTTTAAAAACACCTGTTTTGCTACCGTCTGTATA
It encodes the following:
- a CDS encoding energy transducer TonB family protein, with amino-acid sequence MVNGSNDILTIEQYLRGELDAHAMHLFERATLNDPFLADAVEGYSACESQLENLDVLKQRLKIRIGFDEEEKRPFNLRLLIIATIAVIGFALVAAWWILVGVPQHKKAEIPPVIQGPAVMSVVPVDTIKKDTVRKVDVSLHTLDSLRRDSAEKKKDTLNKQSQPARKADPTAGSVHPSTVIADLNRMPYALRKRMSAGQATQPSTQSLSAEKPSTDKIAVTRSLTLKPATITTAALVNTPATKVANKQAANTAKNIPGTALNSAATKPITVSPPVLKEQKPVVIESKKKPTAMQQLIQKHNETTVIIPPASDVVVSTVSVQKSAPPAQVITKVPAGIAKPDSALVAQKNLNSRKAATGGPVQPKVVNGSAGANMRGRDISSLNSEPTPVKDRFDDIPFTTSSTLKDKMNPADSAILEANRKAAAARKAKRTGPPILLQGRVVSILTGQPVAKVVMWNKTEDIQHRLEADGEFDIVAHKDDELYVGRSGYKTQKVRVKSRKRFDIILEEKNSSLYDGYIHGLNFTPFDDSAHPAIGWDKLSNYQKIKSADGKTGTVKVKFTVNRDNSLSDIKVEDSVSALADTQAVHVIRDQLKWVHNTNNQPETITVKFKVTP
- a CDS encoding DUF885 domain-containing protein, whose amino-acid sequence is MRKLFILLMLAIVVASCKHPAKINLSSNNKELAKLFDEYYEDRLKLYPLEATAAGDNRYNDQLPNDGSAAFIQKAKRFYSNYLERIKLYKRDDLNDGDKLSYDIFLYQMNINLDGFKHHFEYMPFNQFYALPITIGQFGSGTGAQPFKTVKDYDNWLKRLAAFKNWADTAKANFDKGVKAGDVLPKSLVVKMIPQMEAMVVAAPEKSLFYGPIDSLPKSFSDDDKKRLTSAYKSAITSIVIPTYKGLAAYLKSTYLPHARSTSGYGSIADGPAMYRYLVRQQTTTEKTPDSIYQLGLSEVARIRGKMDSIKNAVGFKGDLKAFFEYMKTDKKFMPYTTPGQVLAAFENIHKRMEPNLKKMFNHVPKTPFEIRQTEAFRAASASAEYNQGSADGSRPGIFYVPILDATKFNTTSGMESLFLHEAIPGHHYQISLTQENTSLPKFRRFGFDNAYVEGWALYCESLGKELGLYTDPYQYMGALGDEIHRAIRLVVDVAIHTKGMTREQAIKYMMDNEAISEQGATAEIERYMVIPGQALGYKIGALKIRELRNRAETQLGKKFNLAEFHNQILKDGSMPLAVLDAKMNDWIKTQK
- a CDS encoding DUF6252 family protein, translating into MNRFLLVFIFLASAAIFQSCTKTTVTATVGNPNIKLQAVIDGVTWAPTDTISTTVAFSAAAKTKVFNCVATVAQKRVNLAVRINNNSNTPGFNIGTYTVDNTSNVVTQLFLQQKDASGNYAFIQRGNVSPGDGTIVVTAVDSVAKVITGTFNFVTRKVNTDASGNITSVDVSNVASGVFNKLPYTYTSN
- a CDS encoding DUF4197 domain-containing protein — translated: MTVFFANAAVKILLPPEAQKAEATLRRLGFGKLCDNAILSLNRAAESAAAQAKPIFIDAIKQMTIQDALNILTGNKDAATQYFRRATTIALTAKFKPVIHTSLSTAGAANIYGQLATQYNRIPFTFNKINPDLDDYVTARCIDGLFYEIALEELNIRQNLSARTTPLLQKVFGYFDKRKQ
- a CDS encoding inorganic phosphate transporter → MAQVTTLLVAVICLALIFDFINGFHDAANSIATIVSTKVLTPFQAVLWAAAFNFLAFFLVKDHKVANTIAKTVVEHYITMHVILAGLIAAITWNLITWWFGIPSSSSHTLIGGFAGAGMTHALYMHGNPLAAVDLKPILVIIAFIFLAPIIGLLIGVVINIIILHICKHARPVTAERWFKRLQLVSSGALSFAHGTNDAQKVMGIIYVALVSQKVIGSGAAMPEWIPLACYSAIALGTMSGGWKIVKTMGTKITKVTPLEGVSAETAGAITLFITERFGIPVSTTHTITGSIIGVGLTKRASAVRWGVTINLIWAWIITIPISALVAGLVYALIQIF
- a CDS encoding DUF47 domain-containing protein, with product MSLNSIFQYFVPKDQKIFFPLFEQAANNVVTMATVLVEAVNSNNLATREELFKQIDKLEHKGDEITHQIYLELGKNFITPFDREDIHALASAVDDVADNIQGSANRMLLYRVEELSDPMLKLSDLVLQAVNDLEKAIRELKDLKNVRAIADSCIRINSVENQADYIFDRAVADLFLYEKDALKVIKHKEILSALETATDMCEDAANVMESILVKNA
- a CDS encoding sensor histidine kinase — translated: MKFRVLIFINALAVAITVSCVNYYFKHSWYDLSIAFGVTFISSFVVFYYLIEKYVYSKIKLIYKLIHNLKLGRDLRDALGEGTSADPINDVEKEVQEWAVQKKSEIDVLRGQEKYRREFLSNISHEFKTPLFAIQGYIEAIEDDDLEDLDMTRQFLRKAAKNVDRLSQLIKELDEISKLESGEIPINFTRFKINDLIKEVFESLELKAQKHDIKLVFKQKYDDATWVNADKSKINQVLVNLIDNSFKYGKPGGTTAVSLFQLHDQVLVEITDDGNGIEEKNLPRLFERFYRTDASRSRDIGGSGLGLAIVKHIIEAHEQTISVRSTEGIGSTFSFTLEKIKPQLPFPNIPGLNS
- a CDS encoding methyltransferase domain-containing protein, with amino-acid sequence MVNLTHRSVEKEVMDDFGLPSAEIDPVLQGLGQMNKLFGGHKAIIKALKKVPLQNGDVIADWGCGGGDMLIAIADWAQKNNINIKLQGIDAAPAAIKFAQQQSVTYNNISYRLADVLVDEFNEAICDYVICNLFSHHFTNDEWIKLVTGMKFAAKKAVIINDLHRHRVLYYAVIAITRLFTSNKMVRIDGPLSVKKSFKRRELVDLLNRAGIKNYSLRWLWPFRWQIVIYKS
- a CDS encoding NAD(P)/FAD-dependent oxidoreductase codes for the protein MADVIIVGGGLAGLFNAILLNRAGLVVTLIERKSYPFNRVCGEYISNEVLSFFYSMDIDVHALGASSIKKLEVTAVSGTKLSQKLDLGGFGLSRYRFDNFLYEKAKAAGVNFLTGTRVENIEFNQGTFEVTVPGQTLTSPLVIGAFGKRSNLDQKLQRKFFYKRSPYLAVKFHVKVDFPDDLIQLNNYHNGYCGISKIEEDRHCMCYLAHRDDLRKYGSLPALEQNVILKNPYLKEIFDHADFLLDKPEVINEISFQKKSPLDGHILMSGDTAGMIAPLCGNGMTMAIHSAKILSEIIIKHHRKNNFTDLARKSIETEYLKAWDEQFAKRLWTGRQLQKLFGNNRMTAITLNVLNALPPLTRYIIGKTHGQPFV
- a CDS encoding type III polyketide synthase, whose translation is MSSCISAIGTANPKNKLKQQDVFGFMANAFGLDDTNRARLQSIYDHAGIDTRYSVIPDFAFTDVSDFTFFEKNEALEPFVSTDKRLQLYQREAINIAAAAVADCLANYSKDIYKEITHLITVSCTGMYAPGLDIDLVEKLGLNRHTERTCINFMGCYGAVNGLKTADYICRANPQAKVLLVSVELCTLHFQKVNTLDNWVANSLFSDGAAAALVQNSDLSEGLVLELESFYTEFLPEASAEMGWYVGNTGFEMRLTSKVSKQIKKHIGTITNNLLAHVGLTYADITSWAIHPGGKKILEAVEEALNLPEESNAAAYEVLRNYGNMSSATILFVLKEMLTKPFVKAGKVLSYAFGPGLTVEGMVLQKR